In Rutidosis leptorrhynchoides isolate AG116_Rl617_1_P2 chromosome 2, CSIRO_AGI_Rlap_v1, whole genome shotgun sequence, one genomic interval encodes:
- the LOC139894143 gene encoding protein FAR1-RELATED SEQUENCE 8 yields MGDCSDKSEELLDDDGGEQVFEIGNNDVETESLFGVEGDDLENEIVLDLETNENENDSDQILEFGTNDNDPEATLMLEIGNGNNNNNNCLHDDVNENLNPRPAVGMEFESYEDAYRYYNCYAKEIGFAIRVKSSWTKRNSKEKRGAVLCCNCEGFKTLKEASTRRKETRTGCLAMIRLRLVESNRWRVDEVKLDHNHSFDPEKLQNPKSRKRTESGTKRKSDSTLDVEVRTIKLYRTPVLDTVCYGSSNEQDLDNDHGKKKRLSLVEGDAQVIQDYFCRVQLTNPNFFYVMDFADDGFVGNVFWIDSRARASYGYFGDVVALDTTCVTNKYKVPLVVFVGVNHHGQTISLGYGLLADESQQTYSWLLRTWLTCMSGRPPQTIITTDQSTPLVSAIAEIFPRAHHRFCLSLVVESLLENSGHSESGVFRTVLNSIIYNSIKVDEFELAWENMIQQFGITDNSSLKNLFEDRERWAPVYLKDTFFAGMFTFQPGESILPFFHGYVHQQTSLKEFFEMHDLVLQNKIQKEAFDDIDSKESTPKLRTMCRYESQVSKLYTKHLFSLFQYEVEMMANCYNISQVNTSASIITYMVNEQETEGNSVRNFEVMYDKIGVEVRCICSCFNFKGYLCRHALSVLDHNGVDEIPSQYVLSRWRKDFKRLYIPEFGSDSVDITNQVQWFVHLHKRALQVVEEGMTSQERYMVAWQAFKESLNKVLLVADKQAPN; encoded by the coding sequence ATGGGAGATTGTTCTGATAAAAGTGAAGAACTGctcgatgatgatggtggtgagcaAGTATTTGAAATTGGAAACAATGATGTGGAGACTGAATCGTTGTTCGGAGTTGAAGGTGATGATTTGGAGAACGAGATAGTTCTTGACCTAGAaacaaatgaaaatgaaaatgatagCGATCAAATTCTCGAGTTTGGAACCAACGACAATGATCCTGAAGCTACACTAATGCTCGAGATAggaaatggaaataataataataataattgtttgcACGATGATGTAAACGAAAACCTGAATCCTCGACCGGCTGTGGGAATGGAATTTGAGTCATATGAAGACGCGTATAGATACTATAATTGTTACGCGAAGGAGATTGGATTTGCAATTAGGGTCAAATCTTCATGGACTAAACGTAATAGCAAGGAGAAACGTGGTGCGGTTCTTTGTTGTAATTGTGAAGGGTTCAAGACTTTAAAAGAAGCGAGTACTAGAAGAAAGGAAACACGAACGGGTTGTTTAGCGATGATTAGGTTGCGATTGGTGGAATCTAATCGATGGCGGGTGGATGAAGTTAAACTCGATCACAACCACTCGTTTGATCCCGAAAAGCTCCAAAACCCTAAGTCACGCAAAAGGACGGAATCCGGAACGAAACGGAAGTCGGACTCGACTTTAGATGTGGAGGTTCGTACTATTAAGCTTTATCGAACACCCGTTTTAGATACGGTTTGTTACggaagctcaaatgaacaagatctTGATAATGATCACGGGAAGAAAAAGCGACTGAGTTTAGTTGAAGGAGATGCACAAGTTATCCAAGATTATTTTTGTCGGGTTCAATTAACCAACCCTAACTTTTTCTACGTGATGGATTTCGCGGATGATGGGTTTGTAGGAAACGTGTTTTGGATCGATTCTAGGGCACGGGCTTCGTATGGGTACTTTGGAGACGTTGTTGCTCTTGATACAACATGCGTgacgaataaatataaagttccgTTGGTGGTGTTTGTTGGCGTCAATCACCATGGTCAAACTATTTCACTCGGTTATGGGTTGCTCGCTGACGAAAGTCAACAAACCTATAGTTGGTTGTTGAGAACATGGTTGACTTGTATGTCGGGACGACCTCCACAAACGATAATAACAACGGACCAGAGTACACCTTTGGTTAGTGCAATTGCCGAAATATTTCCTCGTGCGCATCATCGTTTTTGTTTGTCTCTTGTTGTCGAAAGCCTTCTCGAAAATTCTGGTCATTCGGAATCGGGAGTGTTTAGAACGGTTTTGAATAGCATAATCTACAACTCGATAAAAGTGGATGAATTTGAATTGGCGTGGGAGAATATGATCCAACAGTTTGGAATCACAGATAACAGTTCGCTGAAAAACTTGTTTGAAGATCGCGAAAGGTGGGCCCCAGTTTACTTAAAAGATACGTTTTTTGCCGGGATGTTTACTTTTCAACCAGGCGAGTCGATACTTCCGTTCTTTCACGGGTACGTTCACCAGCAAACTTCTTTAAAAGAATTTTTCGAGATGCATGATTTAGTTTTACAAAACAAGATTCAAAAGGAAGCGTTTGACGATATTGACTCAAAAGAGTCAACCCCAAAGTTACGAACAATGTGCAGATACGAATCACAAGTATCCAAATTATACACAAAACATCTGTTTTCGCTTTTTCAATACGAAGTAGAAATGATGGCGAATTGTTATAACATATCACAAGTCAATACTAGCGCGTCCATTATCACATATATGGTCAACGAGCAAGAAACCGAGGGGAACAGTGTAAGAAACTTTGAAGTGATGTATGATAAAATAGGAGTAGAGGTTAGATGCATTTGTAGTTGTTTTAACTTCAAAGGTTACTTATGTAGACATGCATTATCAGTTCTTGACCATAATGGTGTAGACGAAATCCCGAGTCAGTACGTTTTGTCTAGATGGAGGAAAGATTTTAAGCGATTGTATATACCGGAATTTGGATCTGATAGCGTTGATATCACGAATCAGGTTCAGTGGTTCGTGCATTTGCACAAACGAGCTTTGCAAGTCGTTGAGGAAGGAATGACTTCTCAAGAACGTTACATGGTTGCTTGGCAAGCGTTTAAAGAGTCGTTGAATAAGGTCCTATTAGTAGCAGATAAGCAAGCTCCAAATTGA